A stretch of bacterium DNA encodes these proteins:
- a CDS encoding dihydropteroate synthase encodes MIIIGELINGTRKAVKQAIADKNADFITDLARKQAEAGAGFIDCNPGTTGEAEIADIEWLVKLVQSVTDKPIAFDTPNPLALRRGMEVYAGSATPMVNSITLEAERIENTLPIIAESGANCVALALGDDGMPCVAGQREATAKKLIDRLLEAGLTQERIYLDPVIAPLGTDNSAGLQVVQAIAAIKAEYPQVHITAGMSNISYGLPVRKLLNRVFMTVCMAAGLDSAICDPLNMDLMAEIIAAEAILGRDEWCMGYITAFRAGKLGEQP; translated from the coding sequence ATGATCATCATCGGCGAACTCATCAACGGCACCCGCAAGGCTGTCAAGCAGGCCATCGCGGACAAGAATGCCGACTTCATCACCGATCTGGCCCGCAAGCAGGCTGAGGCCGGGGCCGGTTTCATTGACTGCAACCCCGGCACCACCGGCGAGGCCGAGATCGCGGACATCGAATGGCTGGTCAAGCTCGTGCAGAGCGTGACCGATAAGCCTATTGCGTTCGACACTCCCAACCCGCTGGCCCTGCGGCGGGGCATGGAGGTGTACGCCGGCAGCGCAACGCCGATGGTCAACTCCATCACGCTTGAGGCCGAGCGCATCGAGAACACGCTGCCGATCATCGCCGAGAGCGGCGCGAACTGCGTGGCCCTGGCGCTGGGGGATGATGGGATGCCGTGCGTGGCCGGCCAGCGCGAGGCCACGGCGAAGAAGCTCATTGACCGCCTGCTCGAGGCCGGCCTCACCCAGGAACGCATCTACCTCGACCCGGTCATCGCGCCGCTGGGCACCGACAACAGCGCGGGGCTGCAGGTCGTCCAGGCCATCGCAGCCATCAAGGCGGAGTACCCGCAGGTGCACATCACGGCCGGCATGAGCAACATCAGCTACGGACTGCCGGTGCGCAAGCTGCTCAACCGCGTGTTCATGACCGTCTGCATGGCCGCCGGTCTGGACAGCGCGATCTGCGACCCGCTGAACATGGACCTTATGGCCGAGATCATCGCTGCCGAGGCCATCCTGGGCCGCGACGAATGGTGCATGGGCTACATCACGGCCTTCCGCGCGGGCAAGCTGGGCGAACAGCCGTAG